The genomic DNA GCAGATGCTGAGTGTGGCCTCACATCATGGAGTCTATAACCTTGCTGGACATCTTCCCTCCTGGACAGACGCCTGCCTTCATCCTAACCCCAGCTGGGGACCGTCTGGGTTGGGACTGCGGAGGACCAGGAGCCTAGACTGGTTGGGGGGAGCCCTGGGACCCTAGGCACCTTGAAAGGGCAGTGGGATCAGcagggggctggagggaggaTGGAGGTGGAGGGATCCCCTACGGCCCCTGTGCAGGGTGTGGAGGGAGGTAGAGCAGGGCCACTGGGGGCCAAGGGGTTATGGAGATTGTGGACTGGTGGCACTTTCAGGTCTGGGGGCTGATGGTGGTTCAGGCATGGGAGGCTGTGAAGGACAGGGCTGATGGGGTTGCAGGGTGGGGGCAAATGGGGCCACAGGGACTTGGGGGCTAGGGAGCTGGAGGGGCCAGGAGGGATTAGGTGGCTAGGCAGGCTGGGGAGACCCTCCAGATGCTGAAATCCTGTGGGACCCTCCCCAACAACCTGGGAGCggctgggggctggggtggtGGCCATGAGTGCAGTGGACACTGAGACCCCCAGTCCCCACACACTTGAAGGTGCTTGCCTCACGAAGTCCCCACCTGCCTCACGAAGACAGCTCACGGGCGCTGCATCTGCACGAGCAGGGGCCGGATCAGGTGGGGGCTTTCACTTCCGTTTAAGGTGGTAAGCTCCACGCCATCCGGTGTGTGAGCAGAGGGGCCAGCTGCGAGGCTAGCCTCGAGCCCCAGCTCTGAGCTCTGCGCGCCGACAGCTCCTAGGTGCAGGCCCCTGGCTgacccccgccccgccccgccccacagGACCTGCCCGCCCGCCCCTATGACCAACATGAGCTGGAGCTTCCTAACGCGGCTGCTGGAGGAGATCCACAACCACTCCACCTTCGTGGGCAAGGTGTGGCTCACGGTGCTGGTGGTCTTCCGCATCGTCCTGACGGCCGTGGGCGGCGAGGCCATCTACTCCGACGAGCAGGCCAAGTTCACCTGCAACACGCGGCAGCCGGGCTGCGACAACGTCTGCTACGACGCCTTCGCGCCCCTCTCGCACGTGCGCTTTTGGGTCTTCCAGATCGTGGTCATCTCCACGCCCTCGGTCATGTACCTGGGCTACGCGGTGCACCGCCTGGCCCGCGCGTCTGAGCAGGAGCGGCGCCGCGCCCTCCGCCGCCGCCCCGGGCCCCGCCGCGCGCCCCGGGCGCACCTGCCGCCCCCGCACGCGGGCTGGCCCGAGCCGACCGACCTGGGCGAGGAGGAGCCCATGCTGGGCCTgggcgaggaggaggaggaggaggagccgggGGCGGCTGAGGGCGCCGCCGAGGACGCGGAGGAGGCTGGCGCGGAGGACGCGTGCGCCAAGGGTGCCGGCGCAGACGGGAAGGCGGCGGGGACCCCGGGCCCGGCGGGGCAGCACGACGGGCGGAGGCGCATCCAGAGGGAGGGCCTAATGCGCGTGTACGTGGCCCAGCTGGTGGCCAGGGCGGCCTTTGAGGTGGCCTTCCTCGTGGGCCAGTACCTGCTGTACGGCTTCGAGGTGCGGCCGTTCTTCCCCTGCAGCCGCCGGCCCTGCCCGCACGTGGTGGACTGCTTCGTGTCGCGCCCTACTGAGAAGACGGTCTTCCTGCTGGTCATGTACGTGGTCAGCTGCCTGTGCCTGCTGCTCAACCTCTGCGAGATGGCCCACCTGGGCCTGGGCAGCGCGCAGGACGCCGTGCGCGGCCGCCGCGGCCCCCCGGCCCCCGCCCCCAACCCCGCGCCGCGGCCCCCGCCGTGCGCCTTCCCAGCCGCGGCCGCCGGCCTGGCCTGCCCGCCCGACTACAGCCTGGTGGTGCGGGCGGCCGAGCGCGCTCGGGCGCACGACCAGAACCTGGCAAACCTGGCCCTGCAGGCGCTGCGCGACGGGGCGGCGACCGGGGACCGCGACCGGGACACTTCGCCGTGCGCGGGCCTCCCTGCGGCCTCCCGGGCGCCCCCAAGGGCGGGCGCTCCCGCGTCTGGAACTGGCAGTGCTACCTCTGCGGGCACCGTCGGGGACCAGGGCCGGCCTGGCGCCCACGAACGCCCAGGAGCCAAGCCCAGGGCAGGCTCTGAGAAGGGCAGCGCCAGCAGCAGGGACGGGAAGACCACCGTGTGGATCTGAGGCGCTGGCTTGCGAGCcagaagtgggaggaggagggttGTGGGGCTCCCGTGGAAACCTGTGACCCTTCAACTCAGCCTGCTCCTTAGCCGGTGGTCTCAGGCAGACCCTGCCCAGAGGGGCAGCCAGGCCGCTCAGGGAAGGGGCTGAAAGCGGCGGAGGAGTGCCCTGGCCTAGTCACTGCTGGGGCCAAGGTGGGGTGGAGAGGGGGCCTAGGAGGCAGGAAGGTCCCTCTGCTGTTGTCTGTACCCCAGGGGGGCTGGGGCACTGACGACTCCACCCGTATCCTGAGCTGGAATAAGTCTTCTGGGATGCCAGCTTCCCTGGAGCAACCAAGGAGGCCCCAGGGTGCCTGGCATGGGCATCAGTTGGTGTGTGTGGCGCTGCTTGTCCCCATTCTCTGCAACAGCAAATGGGGCTCCTTCTTCATCCCTCCCCCTCCCAGCCCCAAACTGAGACCCCCTTGGAGCTGGGAGCCTGGGTGGACAGCGCTGCACCCTCTGAGCTTCTGTGCTACCGCCCTTCCCTTCCTCTGGGAGACTTGGAGCTCTGCAGAGATGTTGGCCATGCCTTGCAGCTTGGACCCAATGGTTGGTCCGGGCCTGGGGGTTTGGCCATGCTGGGGGAAGGGGGCTCTTCCTGCCCATGGCCTGTCTGCGCTCCTCCCTAATTCAGACCCAGCCTACGGAAGAAAGGGAGTAAAATAAAACTACCTTTTGTTTATAAccttgtgtgtacatgtgtatgcatctgcatgtgtggctgtgtgtgacTGCATCCATATGTGCATTGCGTGCATGTGTGGGagcatgcatacatgtgtatgaTGGGTGTGCGTGCATAGCTACCACACAGGGAGACATGGCTTAGCTCCAggctgcctgggagaggagactCCCAGGGGAGTACAGCCACAGAAGAGCCCCGGTAGCTTGTCACAAAACACTCGGGGGCTGCTCAGTGCAGGCAGCATGCTGGGGGCAGGGGCGGGTGGGGCTGGGTGGCGTGTACTGATGGTGAGGAAGAAAGGACAGCTCAGAGCCCCAAGTCAGACAGCTCAGTGGATGGAGGGCGGCTGTCACAGGCCCTGTTGTGACCAGGATGTCGGTCAGAGCCTGCAGGGGTGGCTTTGGCGAGGGGCAGAGAGGGCTCAGGAGCCCTGGAACACTCCAGGTGACTGGCTCCCTCCCAGCCTCTCTTAAACCTGGTGCAGCCTGGCCGGCCACCCCTTCTGGGCTGTACCCCCCTCTCTCTGTGGTGTCCCCAGGCAAGACCCAAGCCTGGGCTGAGGCCCGAGTCTCACCCAAGCCTTACTCCTGGCAGATGCCAACTGCAAGCTGAGCCCATTTCCTTTCTGGGGCTTGCCTGGCTGACCTCTGGCCCCAGGTGAGCCCTGACTCGTGGAGCCATGGACGGCAATGCTGAAAGTGCAGCCTCAGGAAAGAAAGTGAGCACGAACCGCACAGGGTCCACTGCAGTGGGGACACACCAGGAGCCTCTCCAGCGCAGGGAGGGGCGGGGCTGTGCTGCTGACGGTGCCACCGTGGGGGAGACCAGGTCTCTGTGGTGGGGGCCGTGGTGCCCAGCCATGCTGGGCAACTGGGCATGGCTCACCCTTCCTCCACCTTTGGTTCTGTTCAGGCCTGCTCAGACAAGGCCACCTGCGTTAGGGAGGCCAGTCTGCTTTCCTCAGTCCACCCATTCAAGTGTTAGTCTTATCCAGAAGTGCCCTCACAGACATGCCTAGAATAATATGTGACCCCGTATCTGGGCATCTGTGGCCCAGTCAAGTGAACACGAACTGAACCatcacaggccaggcactgtctcatgtctgtaatcccaggactttgggaagctgaggtgggagcatcacttgagcccaggagttcaagaccagcctgagcaacacagacccccatgtctacaaaacacTTAAAAGTTAGCGGggcgcagtggcatgcacctgtgggtccagctcaggaggctggggtgggaagatcacttgagctggggaggtcgaggtcgcagtgagctgtgattgcaccactgcactccagctgggacagcagagcaagacccagtctcaaaataaatagaagcaGCCATCACAGGCAGACTGAAAGCAGAGCTGCTGCTCTGGGGAACGTTAGTCTTTGGCTGTGTATCTAGGTATAAAAATAGGATATAGTATATTCTgattctctggagaaccttgactgTACACCCCCCTCACCAGAGCTGTTAACAGGGCACCGAGCTGCGAGGACAGCTGGAAATGACCCCTAACTTGGAGGGTGTGTCTGCTGGGACTGCAGAGACACAGCACCACGCGCTGGGTGCCTTAAACAACAATCCTCTGGGATTGTCTTGCAGTCCCAGGGGGGAAGGCCAAGATTGAAGTGTTGGCAGGGCCGATTGCTCCCATGACCTGCCTCCTGGGCCCGTGGACACcgtctcctccctgtgtcctcacggGGCTGtccctctgtgtgcatgtgtcctaatctcctcttcttttaAGGACACCAGCCGCcgtggattagggcccaccccaatgaactcattttaacttaatcacctcgtTAAAGGCTTTGTCTCCAATTATAGCCACATTCTGAAGTTCCTgcaggttaggacttcaacacaggAGTTTTGAGGGGACAACTGCCCGTATTAGAGGGTGGATGCCCAATGGGAAGCTGGATTGTCACAAGAGAAGGGGAGACGGGACCGGAGGACAGACCTCCCTTCTTGGAGACTTGGGGATAGGTGGGCCAGGTCGGATTTGTGAACATCTGCTGGTGGGCTTAGGCTCTGCTGCCACACCCTCCCAGTGGGATGTGCCTGGCTGTGCAAGCCCCAGCCTCCCCGCCATCTGCTAGTTCCCCTCTAAGACCAAGTCCTTGATAATCTGGACGTTCCCACAATGTCATGCCTGAGCCCCGAGCCACCAAGCAGGGCTGGCGTCTCCCACTACAGCGGGTCGTGGTATCTTAGCGGCTCCAGTCTGTGGACTCACAAAGGCTAACCCTGTCCCACACACCTGGTGCTTCacagtcatttataaagaaaccaAGCCTTGGTTTCCCCAGCCACCTGGGGTGGCCATGACGGTGATGAGCTGAGGCTGACACCACAgccccctccctcctctgtcCTGCATCTTCCCAGCTCTGGGGCTGGCTGGTGGTGCGGGGTGGTGGGGGGCAGTCGCTGGTGGGCCCAGCCCTGTGCACCGCAGGGCAGAGCCCGGCCAGGGGTGGAGCAGGCTGGCGGGCTGGGCCTCCCCGTCTCACCTCCGTCCGTTTCCACAGCCTCAGCCAACTCTCGGCCACTCGTGGGAGGGCGCAATGGGGTGGGGGCCAGCTGCTCAGAGACTCCCCTAGAATGGGCAGTGGTGCTCTCTTTCCtctaggaagggaggaagccctGAGGCGAGAATAACAGGAAATCACCTTCCCCCAACCCCGAAGGACCTGGGAAGCAGGGCTTCGACCCCTACGCCCAGGCGCTTTCCAGTTCTCAGCCCCTGGCCCCAGCTGGTCCCTGAGGCCAGGACGGGGGCCAGGTTCCCTCCCCCAGGTGCCAGGTCCCAGTTCCCTGCCTGCTGATGAGGGGAACATCGGCCCTGGgctagccaggctggtgtggagGGTCCAGGGAGGCTTCTTGGAGGTGGCATGGAGCCAGGCCTCACAGGCTCTGGCACTGGGCCGTGGCCCCTGTGACTCTGGAGTTGAAAGCTCTTTTGTTTCCTCTGAGTCCATCTGACCTGGAGTGTCCCcgtgtggtggtggtggcttcTTTGGGGTGGGGGGCCCTTGGCAGGATGGATTGGGAGCCGCTGGGCCCGGCCTGGGGCGCCAGGTTGCTGCGTGCCTTTCCTGCTGCCTGTGCAGGGGCGGAAGCAAATTCCTCTGCCGGCTGAGGCTCAGGCTGACGTGAGGCTGGAGGAACTCAACTCCTGCCTGTGGGTGTTGTCCCCGCCACCCCCCGCCCTGGGTGTCATCCTGCCTGGCTTCCGCTCTGTCCGCATGGGGCTGCCCGGGAGGCACCAGGTCACCCTCAGGAACGCCAGGCTCCAGCAGAGGAAGGGGTGGCGACTGCGGCTAGGAAGCGCATTCTAGGCCTGGCCTGTCTCAAAGAGGAAGTGGCAGCTGGCAGGGGACTGAGGCCCAG from Callithrix jacchus isolate 240 chromosome 19, calJac240_pri, whole genome shotgun sequence includes the following:
- the GJC2 gene encoding gap junction gamma-2 protein — translated: MTNMSWSFLTRLLEEIHNHSTFVGKVWLTVLVVFRIVLTAVGGEAIYSDEQAKFTCNTRQPGCDNVCYDAFAPLSHVRFWVFQIVVISTPSVMYLGYAVHRLARASEQERRRALRRRPGPRRAPRAHLPPPHAGWPEPTDLGEEEPMLGLGEEEEEEEPGAAEGAAEDAEEAGAEDACAKGAGADGKAAGTPGPAGQHDGRRRIQREGLMRVYVAQLVARAAFEVAFLVGQYLLYGFEVRPFFPCSRRPCPHVVDCFVSRPTEKTVFLLVMYVVSCLCLLLNLCEMAHLGLGSAQDAVRGRRGPPAPAPNPAPRPPPCAFPAAAAGLACPPDYSLVVRAAERARAHDQNLANLALQALRDGAATGDRDRDTSPCAGLPAASRAPPRAGAPASGTGSATSAGTVGDQGRPGAHERPGAKPRAGSEKGSASSRDGKTTVWI